A DNA window from Onychostoma macrolepis isolate SWU-2019 chromosome 13, ASM1243209v1, whole genome shotgun sequence contains the following coding sequences:
- the LOC131552769 gene encoding CD276 antigen homolog isoform X2, which produces MNMLWRFHLLWILLSRADSFSVTVPSSPILVVRGATELLRCEFEPDYNISNLVITWQRQEDLRVVHSFYYEIDQLDRQSADYSGRTKLNHKELAEGNASLSIANIGLKDAGNYMCIVNNRKGTGKGVVQLVYTAFCSEPRLSILLKSTDVTVQYEMEGYPKPEVMWLGSEGQNLTDHLEVSSASDGGLYYLKSSYITQSPVFNVTFTLKNPPAHQEVQRHFNLSYDGNMSSSR; this is translated from the exons ATGAATATGCTGTGGCGTTTTCATCTGCTCTGGATCTTACTGAGTCGTGCAG ACTCCTTTAGCGTCACAGTACCCTCCAGTCCTATACTTGTGGTCCGTGGAGCCACGGAACTTCTTCGCTGTGAATTTGAACCAGACTATAACATCTCTAATTTGGTGATCACATGGCAACGGCAGGAAGACTTACGAGTGGTCCACAGCTTCTACTACGAGATAGACCAGCTCGATCGACAAAGCGCAGATTATTCTGGCCGGACAAAGTTGAATCACAAGGAACTTGCTGAAGGAAACGCATCCTTGAGTATAGCCAATATTGGACTGAAGGATGCAGGGAACTACATGTGTATAGTGAACAACCGCAAGGGAACTGGAAAAGGAGTGGTGCAGTTGGTTTACACGG CCTTCTGTTCCGAGCCGAGATTAAGCATCCTTCTCAAATCCACCGATGTTACTGTCCAGTATGAGATGGAGGGCTACCCGAAGCCAGAGGTTATGTGGCTGGGGTCAGAAGGTCAGAATCTCACTGACCACCTGGAGGTTTCGTCTGCATCAGACGGCGGACTGTACTACTTAAAAAGCAGCTACATAACCCAGAGTCCAGTGTTCAATGTCACATTTACTCTGAAAAACCCTCCTGCGCATCAGGAGGTACAGAGGCATTTTAACCTCAGCTATG